A single genomic interval of Lathyrus oleraceus cultivar Zhongwan6 chromosome 7, CAAS_Psat_ZW6_1.0, whole genome shotgun sequence harbors:
- the LOC127106475 gene encoding ultraviolet-B receptor UVR8: MDDEVMMTSEVNDSPSHVLLISAGASHTVALLSGNVVCSWGRGEDGQLGHGDTDDRLLPTKLSAFDGQDIVSVTCGADYTVARSDSGKNVYSWGWGDFGRLGHGDQSDLFIPHPIRALQGLKIKQIACGDCHCLAVTMESKVLSWGRNQNGELGLGTTEDSLVPQKILAFEGIRIKMVAAGAEHSVAITEDGDLYGWGWGRYGNLGLGDTNDRLIPEKVNIDGDKIGMVACGWRHTISVSSSGGLYTYGWSKYGQLGHGDFEDHLVPRKVQALSDKFISQVSGGWRHSMALTSSGQLFGWGWNKFGQIGIGDNFDCCSPMLVNFPHAQKVVQISCGWRHTVAVTNRANVYSWGRGASGQLGHGDTIDRNVPIIIDAFSADGCSGKRIESSKYPSSGKSFASLSERYAVVPNETGLGSQGTSSDKGETFDAIVPENDVSFDGSPTMM; the protein is encoded by the exons ATGGACGATGAAGTGATGATGACCAGTGAAGTAAACGATTCACCTTCTCATGTTCTTCTCATTTCTGCTGGTGCCAGCCACACTGTGGCACTTCTCT CTGGAAATGTTGTTTGCTCTTGGGGACGAGGAGAGGACGGGCAGTTAGGCCATGGTGATACTGATGACAGACTCTTACCCACAAAACTGAGTGCTTTTGATGGTCAAGACATTGTGTCTGTTACTTGTGGAGCTGATTATACCGTAGCACGTTCTGATTCTGGCAAGAATGTATATAGTTGGGGATG GGGTGATTTCGGAAGATTAGGTCATGGTGATCAAAGTGACTTGTTCATTCCTCATCCTATTAGAGCATTGCAGGGTCTAAAGATAAAGCAAATTGCTTGTGGGGACTGTCATTGTTTGGCAGTTACTATGGAAAGCAAGGTGTTAAG TTGGGGGCGTAATCAAAATGGTGAACTTGGACTTGGTACTACAGAGGACTCACTTGTGCCACAAAAAATTCTAGCATTTGAG GGAATACGTATCAAAATGGTTGCTGCTGGTGCTGAACATAGTGTGGCAATTACTGAAGACGGAGATTTGTATGGATGGGGCTGGGGACGATACGGAAACTTGGGATTAGGAGACACAAACGATCGCTTGATCCCCGAGAAAGTGAACATTGAT GGTGACAAGATAGGCATGGTTGCTTGTGGCTGGAGGCATACGATATCGGTTTCATCTTCCGGTGGATTATACACGTACGGATGGAGTAAATATGGTCAGCTTGGACATGGAGATTTCGAAGACCATCTCGTGCCTCGTAAGGTTCAAGCATTGAGTGATAAGTTCATTTCACAG GTATCAGGTGGATGGAGGCATAGCATGGCACTCACGTCAAGCGGACAACTTTTCGGCTGGGGCTGGAATAAG TTTGGACAGATTGgaattggtgacaattttgatTGCTGCTCTCCCATGCTAGTGAACTTTCCTCATGCTCAG AAAGTAGTTCAGATCTCATGTGGATGGAGACACACCGTTGCTGTCACTAATCGCGCAAATGTATATTCTTGGGGAAGAGGTGCGAGTGGACAACTTGGGCATGGAGACACCATAGACCG GAACGTTCCGATTATTATTGATGCCTTTAGCGCTGATGGATGTAGCGGAAAGCGCATAGAATCGTCAAAGTATCCATCATCAG GGAAGTCATTTGCATCCTTATCAGAGAGATATGCAGTTGTTCCAAATGAAACG GGCTTAGGATCACAAGGCACTAGTTCTGATAAGGGAGAAACGTTTGATGCAATTGTCCCTGAAAATGATGTCTCATTTGATGGTAGCCCAACAATGATGTAG